The Malus domestica chromosome 06, GDT2T_hap1 genome has a segment encoding these proteins:
- the LOC103417702 gene encoding late embryogenesis abundant protein At1g64065-like, whose product MSLTVMKVKTPKVRLGNINVQDLNSIPATPSFDTKFTTQIRVKNTNFGPYKYDAGIVTFLYQGATVGQVSIPKSKAGMLSTKKVDVEVSLSSSALNNSNLGSELSTGVLILNSAATLTGKVELMFIMKKKKSSTMDCTIAFDLSSKTLKSLQCK is encoded by the coding sequence ATGAGCCTCACTGTCATGAAAGTTAAGACCCCGAAGGTCAGGCTAGGCAACATCAATGTCCAAGACCTCAACTCCATCCCGGCAACACCTTCATTCGACACTAAATTCACAACCCAAATCAGAGTCAAGAATACAAATTTTGGTCCATACAAGTATGATGCTGGCATTGTCACGTTTTTGTACCAAGGCGCTACTGTCGGGCAAGTCTCTATTCCAAAGAGCAAGGCTGGAATGCTTTCCACCAAAAAAGTTGATGTAGAGGTGAGCTTGAGTTCAAGTGCACTGAACAATTCCAATCTTGGCAGTGAATTGAGCACCGGGGTGTTGATTCTCAACAGTGCGGCTACGTTGACTGGAAAGGTTGAACTTATGTTTattatgaagaagaagaagtcttcCACCATGGACTGCACCATTGCATTTGATTTGTCATCAAAGACGCTCAAAAGTTTGCAATGCAAGTGA
- the LOC139196866 gene encoding late embryogenesis abundant protein At1g64065-like, whose product MAEKNQQVYPLAPANGYTKSDAESLESVDELKRKKRIKLAIYIGIFLVFQIMVITAMSLTVLKVKTPKVRLGNINVQELNSAPATPSFDTKFSTQIKVKNTNFGPYKFDAAIVTFLYQGATVGQVSIPKSKAGMLSTKKIDVKVSLSSSALSSSNLGSELNSGVLTLNSAAKLTGKVELMLIMKKKKSSTMDCTIAFDLSSKTLKSLQCK is encoded by the coding sequence ATGGCCGAAAAGAACCAACAGGTTTATCCTTTAGCACCGGCAAATGGTTACACAAAAAGTGATGCAGAGTCTTTGGAATCCGTTGATGAGCTGAAACGCAAGAAGAGAATCAAGTTAGCCATTTACATTGGTATTTTCCTTGTGTTTCAGATCATGGTCATAACAGCGATGAGTCTCACTGTCCTGAAAGTTAAGACCCCGAAAGTCAGACTAGGCAACATCAACGTCCAAGAGCTCAACTCCGCCCCAGCAACACCTTCATTCGACACGAAATTCTCAACCCAAATCAAAGTCAAGAACACAAATTTTGGTCCATACAAGTTTGATGCAGCCATTGTCACGTTTTTGTACCAAGGTGCAACTGTCGGGCAAGTTTCTATTCCAAAGAGCAAGGCTGGAATGCTTTCCACCAAAAAAATTGACGTCAAGGTGAGCTTGAGTTCAAGTGCATTGAGCAGTTCTAATCTTGGCAGTGAATTGAACAGCGGGGTGTTGACTCTCAACAGCGCGGCTAAGTTGACAGGAAAGGTTGAACTTATGTTgataatgaagaagaagaaatcttcCACCATGGACTGTACCATTGCATTTGATTTGTCATCAAAGACGCTCAAAAGTTTGCAGTGCAAGTGA
- the LOC103426372 gene encoding uncharacterized protein has translation MERFFKRKSSSGSGSSNTVGSSRTPSSRQSQLDDVLGNLQADHGLRIQMIDYDANMRDEVRRSYLQKGPRQPRGHNFPITNMSGINRHFIPLWFNEFDWLEYSISKDAAFCLYCYLFKTNFEQMGSEAFTRDGFKTWKKRRERFKMHVGTVGSVHNKVREAATNLMNQATHIETAVSKHSDQARKAYRTCLNASIKCTKFLLGLAFRGHDESATSSNKGNYLELLKFLADNDDKVREVVMENAPGNLKLLTPSIQKEIVNSCALETLDAIMDGLKDRFFSILVDEARDVSVKEQMAMVLRYVDDNGHVIERFVGIQHVTDTTSSSLKDAIDTFFSRNGLSISKLRGQGYDGASNMGAKKNIDIASFFVTANSMVNYVGASCKRRDLLRQQLQEELVIAFENDCLITGRGLNQEPSLKRVSDTRWNSHYGTLISIISMFSSVVHVLQMVIDDNPNESAGEANKLMRDIRTFEFVFHLFLMKVILGLTNDLSQTLQMKDQEIVNAMALMKSCREKLHWMRNNGFDALVDEVSSFCEKHHIDVPNMEEAFILPGRSRRNAPIKTNRHHYRVELFIYVIDEQITELEDRFNEGGSNPISHGIETGRPLKDRKGLSGSEFLCSFKSPLPKLFQEGNHRYNSIFIQAQSPDTE, from the exons atggaacggttttttaagagaaagtcATCATCGGGTTCGGGTAGTTCGAATACTGTTGGTAGTTCAAGAACTCCAAGTTCAAGACAAAGTCAGTTAGATGATGTTTTGGGTAATCTTCAAGCTGATCATGGATTAAGAATTCAAATGATAGATTATGATGCTAATATGAGAGATGAGGTCCGAAGATCATATCTACAAAAAGGACCTCGTCAACCTAGAGGTCATAATTTCCCAATAACTAATATGTCCGGAATTAATCGACACTTCATTCCCCTATGGTTTAATGAGTTTgattggttggagtatagtatatctaaagatgcggcattttgtctctattgctatctctttaaaaccaattttgaaCAAATGGGTAGTGAAGCTTTCACTAGAGATGGATTTAAGACTTGGAAGAAAAGGAGAGAAAGATTTAAGATGCATGTTGGAACGGTTGGGAGTGTTCATAATAAGGTTAGAGAAGCTgctacaaatttgatgaatcaaGCTACACATATTGAAACGGCAGTGAGCAAACACTCCGACCAAGCTCGTAAGGCTTATCGCACATGCTTGAATGCATCAATCAAGTGCACTAAGTTTTTATTAGGTCTTGCTTTTCGTGGCCATGATGAAAGTGCCACTTCAAGCAATAAGGGAAATTACTTGGAGCTATTGAAATTCCTTGCAGATAATGATGATAAAGTTAGAGAAGTTGTGATGGAAAATGCTCCGGGGAATCTCAAATTACTAACTCCTTCCATTcaaaaagaaattgtgaattcatGTGCCCTTGAAACACTTGATGCTATCATGGATGGTCTAAAAGATAGATTCTTTTCAATATTGGTGGATGAAGCACGTGATGTGTCGGTGAAAGAGCAAATGGCTATGGTGTTGCGTTATGTGGATGACAACGGGCATGTAATTGAAAGATTTGTGGGTATCCAACATGTTACCGACACTACTTCAAGTTCACTAAAGGATGCTATTGACACATTCTTTTCTCGCAATGGTTTGAGCATTTCCAAGCTACGAGGACAAGGTTATGATGGTGCTAGCAATATGGGAG CAAAGAAGAATATAGACATTGCCTCTTTTTTTGTAACGGCTAATAGTATGGTTAATTATGTTGGAGCATCTTGTAAGCGGCGTGATTTACTTCGACAACAACTTCAAGAAGAGCTTGTGATAGCTTTTGAAAACGATTGTCTTATAACGGGGCGAGGCTTAAATCAAGAACCAAGTCTCAAACGTGTCAGTGACACACGATGGAATTCACACTATGGTACCTTGATTAGCATCATTTCCATGTTTTCATCCGTGGTTCATGTGCTTCAAATGGTTATTGATGATAATCCCAATGAAAGTGCGGGTGAagcaaataagttaatgagagACATACGtacttttgagtttgtgtttcACCTTTTCTTGATGAAAGTCATATTGGGACTCACAAATGATTTGTCACAAACATTGCAAATGAAGGatcaagaaattgtgaatgcaatggctTTAATGAAATCATGCAGGGAAAAGCTACATTGGATGAGGAATAATGGGTTCGATGCATTGGTTGATGAAgtatcttctttttgtgaaaaacatcatATTGATGTTCCTAACATGGAAGAGGCATTTATACTTCCAGGGAGGTCAAGGCGTAATGCTCCAATAAAGACGAATCGTCATCATTATCGTGTGGAGCTCTTCATTTATGTCATTGATGAGCAAATTACGGAGTTAGAGGATCGCTTTAATGAG GGAGGTTCAAATCCAATTAGTCATGGGATCGAAACTGGCAGACCTCTCAAGGATCGAAAGGGTTTAAG TGGCAGCGAGTTCCTCTGTAGCTTCAAGTCTCCTCTACCGAAGCTGTTTCAGGAAGGCAACCATCGTTACAACTCAATCTTCATCCAAGCTCAGTCACCAGATACAGAATGA
- the LOC103411521 gene encoding late embryogenesis abundant protein At1g64065-like yields MAEKTNQAYPLAQENGYQRSDAESLQSADELKRKKRIKLAIYVGVFIVFQIIVITVISLTVMKVKTPKVRLGNINVQELNSVLATPSFDTKFTTQIKVKNTNWGPYKFDASTVTFLHQGAAVGQVVIPKSKAGMLSTKKMNVEVSLSSSALSGSNLGSELSSGVLTLNSAAKVTGKVELMLIMKKKKSSTMDCTIAFDLSAKTLKSLQCK; encoded by the coding sequence atggCTGAGAAAACCAACCAGGCCTATCCCTTGGCACAGGAAAATGGTTACCAGAGAAGTGATGCAGAGTCTTTGCAATCAGCCGATGAGCTCAAACGCAAGAAGAGAATCAAGTTGGCCATTTATGTTGGTGTTTTCATTGTGTTTCAGATCATTGTCATAACTGTGATCAGTCTCACTGTCATGAAAGTTAAGACTCCTAAGGTCAGGCTAGGCAACATCAACGTCCAAGAACTCAACTCTGTCCTGGCAACACCTTCATTCGATACAAAATTCACAACCCAAATCAAGGTGAAAAATACAAACTGGGGTCCTTACAAGTTTGATGCAAGCACTGTCACGTTTTTGCACCAAGGCGCGGCTGTTGGGCAAGTAGTTATTCCAAAGAGCAAGGCTGGAATGCTTTCCACCAAAAAAATGAATGTCGAGGTGAGCTTGAGTTCGAGTGCATTAAGTGGTTCCAATCTTGGCAGTGAATTGAGCAGCGGGGTGTTGACTCTTAACAGTGCGGCTAAAGTGACTGGAAAGGTTGAACTGATGCTtataatgaagaagaagaagtcttcCACCATGGACTGCACCATTGCATTTGATCTGTCAGCCAAGACGCTCAAAAGTTTGCAATGCAAGTGA